TGTTTATATTCAAGTGCATATTTTTAACTGGGTTTTACTTACTGCCCCTCTTTGAAAGTCGATGCCATAGTTGTCCATCAAAGTTCGCTCACTCTTCCCTTCAGTTCCAAATAAGGTGACATAAACGTAGTCTGATGTTCCTGCATATGGCATGTCACCGGTTGTCATCTCTAGCTTGTACTCAGCCATGGTCCCCCTGtagaaacattttggaaaaataaacacatttaagtcTCTTAATTTACAGAATGAAAGCTCCAATACGaatcaaaagaaaacagtgCAGACATGCCTGTGCATTGTTTACCTTCTTTCAAGAAAACATTGTTatacctaaaacatattttgtccaCAGGCATCCAAAAACCTTGTTACGCTCACGTTATTACATTACAATTCATTCAGCTCTATACCTTCTAGGTTTTCCCTCGCTGTAGTCTGTCCTCTTGCTTACTGTCTGAGCCTCTCCACTGTGAATAAACTTTTTGAGACTCACTCTCCTAATGTGTATTGACAAAGAAGTGGGTGGTACTCCCAcccaaaatatttgtgttgttctGCCTCTCATTTAAGTACATACCTGAAGAGGTTGAGGGGAAGTTGTTTAAAAGCAACTTCTATTCTGAGAAAAAACGTTGGTGGATGTAAATGATGTGCAATTAATTGTTCCCCTTGCAATGACATACACAATGTGTACAAATCTTGCATCTGTGGTTTTGAAAGCCTATACATGTAGGTTCAGAGGGGGATGGGTGTAGCAGTTAACTAAACGACTCATTCTGGCAATAATAGCCTCAATTCTGGTTTATCATATGTGATAAATCATGTAACACATAAGAAACACACATGGTGAAAGACTTTCAGGAGGGTTGAGGTTGAGTCCCCAGAGAATGACCCATATGCAGTCAGTCAAGGCAGCCAGGAAGGTTTGGGTGATttattgacagaaaataaaatacactgctACTTGGCATAGGCAACAAGTCTGAACCAAATTAACTTGGGCCACACAGTAAGACACCAACACTGAGCCGAGAGACAGCCCCAAGGTGTTTTTACAATGTGCCAACACACACCAGATCATTTGTTCAAATGGCATGAACAACATGAGTGTTGACCTCCACTATAACATTAGAGCATTCATTTCACGATCATAAAGAAAGATGTCCACACTGTTCCTAAGTCCAAAGTTAAATACTATACACCAACTGTCCGGCTACTCCTTTAGATAACAGTGTAGAGCTCAGACTATACATTAGAGCATTCATCTGACGATCATCACGATAGCCATCTGTTTACACTGTGCTTAAGCCCAAAGTTaaatactataaaataaatatataccaAGTGTTCAGCTACTCCTTTACTTCCTATTGTAAGAAAGTGAAGAGTCGTACTATATTTGAAGCCCAATcaggcacaaacacatgttagttttatgttttatgtacaTACTTTAATGGAGGTGTTGGATCAGCAATTGTATAGAAACAAATGTCACTAAACTAGAAATACAACCAAGATGCAAGCCTCCCACCCTGACTACAACCCCCACTGTGACATAGATACAAGAGGAGATGTAGatctttacaaaaaatgttgtatttccaGTTCTCAATGGTTTGAGGGCAAGGAGcaacacatgcaaaaaaacagtCATAATCACACCAATAGATTGGGACAAAAGCTTTAGAAGAAATGTGGGACAACCCAAACACTTTCATCACACTGGAATGCATGGCAGTCACATTTGATAActtaaacatatacagtatatgatagCCGGTACAAATAGAGGGTGACTTCATCACCAAAAAAGAACATTCAAATCCAAAGAAACCTGAAAACttgagtgtgttgttttaaaaaggagaaataatgTCCAAACGCCAGACTTTGATTGTTTGACTGGGTAGAGAGGTTGTTGATGCTGTAGTGTTGTTTACAccttttcccccaaaatgtagtttattttccCCAGTATTTAGATTAAGAGTACACTATCTGTTTAACTCTCTAAAATACTGATTTATTAGTCCCTTTGTCTGATTTCTGGTTCCATGCACCTACATGCAAGTTCTTGCTGTTTCTTGTGGTAATGCTTTCTGATTTGTTGTAGATGTGGCATCAACAGTACtaactgttagggaatatttatGTTCTGACTCCTGTCAGTGACTGCAAAAAGTAACTTTCCCCCTGGTGGTGTTTTTgagttattgcagctttaattaccaggaccttcagtgttcagtgttcatGCATAGAGAGTGCTCCACCACAGAGAGTTGGTTGTCTGAGCCTTGGGAGTGGAACtaacatttcacacacaaaaaaaggcatAACTGAGAAGATTCAGTAAATCAACCTCAACCAAAGCTACTGGGTCTCTTTTTATTGGTTCGCTATCTGTCAGCAAGGACAGAATAATTTAGCTTAgctgtttaacctttgacctagttcattattttctccttcctctgtctcttttaGCGATGGCATATTTTttcggccttgcaggtgctgttatgTTCATTAAGaaggggcagcctgggcttccgaagccttgttcCCATActgggtacaagctcatgctgacctaagattggctttattgtttagggacagccggcgccagtttatctggccccaGATGCTCCAAACACCTTATTTTTGACCTAGATGACGGTTTTAGTTAGACGTAGGgcccatatttgtttagtctggtgactgaagaatgttgattgtccattcggaactagttaaaacctcggactgcagtagagttcttcagaattggtcgggcaaccgctctatcaactcgtggctgcagttAATGTGTTGTCGATTCTCCGGCCGTTAATTTCATAAcaaaccttcagtgttttgccatcaaagttccagctctcccagTGTCTGAGTTTCATCTCgattgcttcagaagtttccaccacactaACATCTGACTATTCAGAGATTAAGTTCCatacttttttcaaaatcctGTCAAGTTATTTATTAGGAAGTATTTACTTGGAGATAAATGGACACAAGCAATCAATCAGCAGCTCTGTAGAAAGAGAGGgtcaaatattaaatacaattcagCAGCAAATATTAGCAAGCACCCCCTGAATATGTTTGTCTTTAATGAatgaatcattaaaaaaaaagtagtaaCTACCACACTGgtagttttaaaaatgcaaaaaacaaaatatatagtTCAGATTATCTAACATGCAACTCCTCTTTGATTGGAACTGTGTAAATAAACCTTGTAGAGGCAATGAATGACTGGGAAACTGCAGTGGCGAccataaatacttttttctaaTGAGCCGTTGAAGGCATATACTGACTGATATTGATTAAAGCTGTATTTTAAGTACATGTTACTAAACACTGTTGTGAGCTAAAACAAGAATGCAGACACCAACTGTTACGTGCAAATATGCATACATCGAACATTGAGCTTGCAGCACTGACAGTGTAGATGCAGCTTGTGAAACAAAGATTTGAGATATTTGTTTTAAGGAACGTTGACGTTTGTTTGCCAAACTAAATGCTGCTACAGAATTTGCAAACCTCCCTCTGCTCATTCTGACAGGATTCAAAACATGGTTAGCAATTTGATACtgttacatttgtaaatgttatttgatTAAGAAATGTAGTCGATGACCATATAAACCGTAGCCTCATACTAAAGGCTGAAGTTGGAAGTTGCTGAACATAATCTATTGGGTAACACGGACGCAGCTGTGCCTCACATCATGGTTCACTCATTTTGATAAAACACCTGTGCCTCAACTTTCCTTCCCCCCTTTAATGAAACCTACTTAACGAATGTATTTGCCGTTTTTCTTTTAACCGTTTGGTTTTAGTAAACTTGCAGTTGAACGGTTTGGTGAAGAGATGCaagtacaaaaaacaaactacattcATATAAATGTGAAGCTTTACTTTCAGGATAACATTACAGTTATGACTCAGATGTATAACATTTGCAGTACATTGGACAACAAAGTGAAAGTTAGATGGTTTGAGTTGAACCGCAGTTGAAAGTATTTTTCTTGGTCAAATGCCAAGTTTAAATTGCTGGACTGTTTTCAATTTCTTTCGGGTTCAAATAATTAAAAGGCAGCTCCAGCTTTGAGTTCCTCTTGGTAATAGCCACACTGAGGGAGGACAGCTCTGCTTGAAAATCTTTGATCATCTGTAAGGCTGCAGGCTCAGCAAAGCTTTGCTCAGGATAAATACCCAGAGGTACCTGACAGACAGAAATCCAAATGTTATGCAAGGGAATGtgaaatctttgaaaaaaaaaaaaggtagagtTACTGGTTTTTGATTAATGAAAGACACTCACAAAATCACTAAAATTCCCCCTGAACAACCAGGCATATGACATGACAATTATGGAGGTTGATTTTTTTGGCAGATATGCCAAGATGTCCTCCATGCTTGACTGTCCCTTTGTAGTTGGAGGAGCTTTGTGCAGGATAAGTGGACCATTGGGACTCCAACCTAGATAgtcaaacttaaaaaaataaaaatattctgGTTAAAATTATGGGTATGATttgagagaaataaagttgaataaatCTTATTGGTTGGATTTACCCCccctcatttacatttttttttttttttttttaaatggtagaGATGCATGTTGAATTTCTTTAATCCCACCCATAATGCTACTGGGTAAGCTGTCACTGCTCACCACTGGTAGTTGGAGCCAGCCAGCAAGCAACTTTGTACAAAACACAAGGGGTGTAACATTAAATCATTGAACGATAGGATATTGCAAGTGGTTGTGTCTTCTTTGAagagagccaggctagctgaTCCAGTGTTCATGCTGTGCTAGGGTACAGGCTTTATGTACTGTATTGCATCTTTAGCGCAAGGGGGATAATCAGCATCTACTGTAAGTAGTTTAATCTCCAGCCTCTTCAGTAACATGTTAAAGTTTCCTTGGGGAGGATACTTTACCCCCCCGATTGCTCCTATAAGCATGTGTTTGGTATAGGAGTGTAAGTTTGTCACTTTGACATGAAATGTACAAACACAAGGGTGCTATCCGTCTTCTCATCGAACTTATGGCCAGAAGGCAAAAAAGCCCATTTCTCAAAATGGCaaacttcatcttttttttttttttattaaccaaTGAAGGTTTCACATGAAATGTGCAATTGAGATTACATACTAATTCGAAAAATTCAATATTTACCTGTCCACGGTTCCCTGCAGAATGCAAAACTGACGATGTGAAAACCACTGTAGTGACAACCTGGATAAGTTCCTCCACAGTCTGAAGGCTTGAAGGAAATCCTGTCAAAAAATGTTTGAGTTAAAAGCCTACTACACATTTCTCACAAAAGCATCTCATCCCActattgtaaacattttaagcgcctgggaaactccttcgttcctgtagccatcaggctacacaacaaggggttaaccatgtgactcaatGAATAATAACCAGGATTGCCCAAAAAACCTGCACAATAACTTCGACTGCACACGTGTATAtattttcaacaaaacaaaatccaaatgCATGCAgacatttctaattattttctgctctaacagtttgttttaaaaccgttaTCTGTACAGCATATCTTTGTGTGAATCTGTCCTCATctctatctgttgctgcataaatgcttgaatttccccacggggattaataaaggtacatctcaTAAAgctcaaaatgtaatttgtatcttttgtttttaaatctcattCATCCTTTTACCTACTGCTGTCTATTCTCAGAATGCGatactttgttttcatttaagtTTTTGATGCATTTACAGCAAATTGCACCATCCAAGCAAGATAAAGCCTTCTGGAAAGATAGATTTTCCATTTATGTTAAAactttattgtgaaaggagGGGATATACTCAGAGATTAAAGCCAATTTATATGATATTCTATAATCCGTCTCTAATGAACAAAAATAACTACTGCAAAATATGTATACCTGAGTCATAATTTCCAAGAAATCCGTAGTAAAATATCTCATTGAGCCATTCCTGGAGCTCAGAATCTGCAGACACTTCACTGTCAGATGGATAATAGTATGCCACCAATGATTTGATGAAGctgaggaaaacaataaatgtgtcAGTATATGAAGTGCATTTTCCCATAGCTATGACAAGATAGAGTCTTGACATCATGGCTTCAATATCCAATTTATGGTCTATTAGTATACTTGTCCCCCTAATTGTTGTTGACCGCTAGCAAGCAGAAAGCCACCTGTTGATGATGCTCCACAGCCTCAGTGCATCATCTCTGAAATGAAAGTTTGGAATAGACTCCAGTCCTCTAGCTGCAATGTTTTTCGGCAGGCAGAGGGAGCTGTATGTCATTCTGGAGAGCCCCCTTCTCAGTAGTTCTACTTGTCCCTCTTCAGCAAGTGTActctggaaaaacaaaaactggtACGTTTCTCCGTGCTCATTTTGGCCACATTTCAAAATGCACAAATGTGATGTTATTTTCTCTACATAACACTTCTCTTCGtccaaacaacaaaacaaaaaaaacgaaCACTTGACTCAGTTGATTCACAATATTTGAACAGTTATAGAATTGACTATGCAGTATGTATAAGAAAGTCATACCTTTGAAAATAATTTACCAGGGCCCATAAGTTTCTCACGACTAAATATGCCTATAGGGAGGGTAAATCGATGATGGGGGATTAGCAGCTGTAAGAGGTGAAAGAAATGAGACATAGGTGACAGTCATGAACCTACTGTAATATCATTGAGCTGATTAAAGTACACGCATCTCATATGGCCTGCAATCAAATGAGACAACATGAACAAATAGGGCTTACCTTGTACAAGGGGTGATTCTTCGGGAGGTTGCGAAATGTCGCCATTGTAAAAACTTCTGGTAGTAGATGAGTCTTCAGCAAGTGACTGACTAAGAGGTGATGGAGGGTATCTGCACTCCTTACAAACAGCTTGGCCAGCAGCCAGTCAGACTTCGAATCGGTAGGTAAAAAAATTGGGTTCTCCCCTGAATGTTGCTGACTGAGCTGAAGGTGGAGACAATTTTTTAATTTGCAGAAGGTAgtcaaacttttttaaatttagattAAATCACAAGATATGAGAAACCTGAATTGCAATGGGGAGTAGTTTCTTCTCTGGATTTAGGTACAGCAGGCAGAGAGCAGGAGTCAACACAGTGGGTTTACCATCAATGACAGTCGTGGGAAGACCTTCCATGATCTTGTAGTCACTAAGGAATATATTGCCCTTCTATaggaaagaaagtaaaaacagatgAGTGCTAAATGGGAACATCACATCCaaaaattaaattgaaaaaacCCACTGGAATTTTTTTTACCGTCATCTCTGCATTCAAAGAACTTCCTATGGCCAGAAAAGGTTTGACCATTTCTTCTGTTACAGGGAAGTTGGAGGGCAACTTCGAGCAACGTTGAATTATGACGGGGTTGACTCCATTGAGAAACTGGTATCCAAAAAAGTCGTCATCCTTCCAGTGCTCCGACACGTACTCTAGGACACAAATGATTCATTATTAGAATAAAGATGTTTAACAGCAGTTAAACACTTTACTGAGATCCTACCTGCTAAGGGTGTCTTTTTAACCAATGAGGTCATCTTTAAGGCCTCAAAGCTTTCAAACTGCTCATAAGAATCTGTCAGACCTTTAAGTTTGAGCTCAGCATTTCTGGATAAAACgagagaataaaagagaaatcaCTTGTTGCACTAGATATTTGATTTAGACACTAGCATTAGTTTTCAAAATAAGTTACGTTGGGGCACTTGCATTTCTTTCCTTGTGTTTCCAATTTCAAAGGCTCTTGAGAACGATAACCTACTTTCTGCAGGAAGACCATTTGCATCTTTGCTGTTCAAAATGTATGGCAATCCTTCTGCATACGAAGCCCATCTGTGGAgtaagagaggaaataaaaactaTCCAAAAGTAATAAGTCCCAAGCAACAGTCATAGAGGTGGACCTTGGTACACTGCAAATTAAGTTGATTGAAAACTCACTTGTAAATAATTTTTTGTTGGACCAATTCTTTTTTCCTTTGGTCTACTAGTTTTGGATGGACATCTTCAAAAGCCTTTGTAGCtgtgtggtttaaaaaaacattaaatacatgtgCTTAAAACGTACATAGCTTCTTACAATTTTGGGAATTATTCCACTTACCTCTTCCCCCCCTCAACAACACAAACTCCCCCCTGGAAAGCCATCTGTGACAGGGGAAAATAATTTCACCCACTTCAGGTGTCGTCACCACTAATGTTGAGCAAAACCAATCCTTCTCCAAAGAATCGTGCTCCAATTTTAGGAAGAGAAGACATCCCAACGTAAAAAGGGTAGTCACAGCAAATGTTCCTACCTGTGGTTGGAGAGGATGATGCATTCAGGATTCAATATGAATAGATGGGCATTAAGCTTCTACCAAACAGTTTCCACCCTTAAGTTTTGTCCAGAATTCCCATCAAATGCTGGAACAACAACCACTTAATAAGGTTAACAGAAAAAAATTGactattcaaattaaatttgTTTTACAAATTACCTTCCCAGTTGTGTCATCCAATCCAAAACTTGTCAACTGAATGCGCTCTGATTGCCTTTCAGTGCCGATCAGGGTAACATACAAGTTATCAAATGTGCCAGCATGTAGCATGCTTCCTGTGGTCACTTTCAGATTGTACTCTGCCATAATGCCTGGCTAGCTACAACAACTGAAACACAATAGGTAACAAACACTGATTACATGCAGTAAATAGCTTTCTTCCACTCCAAAACTTTCAAATATGACATCATCCACCATGCATAAACATTATGAGTTTTCTTGGTAAACTGATAGAGCTCCATAGACAGATAACCCACCTTTTCAGTGGAACCACCAAACAGGTGTAGCAGGACTTGCGCTTTTGCAATTTAAAAGGAAATCACAGGTGTTGAGCATTCCCTAATTAAGAGTGTCGCAACCTCATTATTTTCTATAGGTTGATCAGTCAAAGAGGCCCAGATTGAGAATCTGTCTTAAACACAACAGTAAGGTAGTTAAGCTGCTCTTATGATCAATATTTAGAAGAAGTCCCATTCATAAAGGTCCCCAAGTGTTACATTTGAACTCCACCACTAAGATATTTAAGAAAGCTCCAGGGGTTTCTTTAGTCAGTCAGAAGTGCCCAGTAGAGGCCACAGCTACAAACATGCCATATCTTGGAAAAGGTGAATTCAATGATGGCCACACATCTAAAAAGTAAGCAGGTTAATCATTGTTACAATGAAATGCTCACATCTGTTTGACTCTCCATAAGGTACATTTTTACCACACTTAAATTGGACTGAGGCTTTTTTTCAGAACAATGAAAATATCATTTCTGAGAATCTGTGAACCACGTATAACATTTGGCTGAAAATACATGCATTAACCAAACCTGTCTATGTTTAGTATGATAATATGGTATTGGTGTTTTATAGAAATGATATAAGAAGCAGAGATCTTTATGTAACTAGCTGAGATCAGGTATGTGTTCaatttacagagaaaaacacacattaaaggtTAAGGTTTTCTCCTTTTATCAAGGTAGATCAACAATGAAATCATGTATTCAATCAAATCAATTgatttaaagaataaaacaaatatacttaGAAGGCTATAAAGACTTTATTAAATGGTAGTAAATCTCATGAGTTGCCAGGCTGTCCTCACATTTATATCCATCGGGTTTGACTTGTGTCCTGACACACTCTGGGTTGACACCCGCTATAGGGATAAGAAAGACTGGATCATTTATTGTCACATCAACAAAGAAGGGATTAGCAAATCATGTGTAAAGTGCTGGCATAGCTTCTGTTACACAGAGATAATGCAACATAACCAACAATATGCTTTTACCAAATGGCTACTACTCAAAGGCAAAcagttatacagtatatcttgCAGTCATATAAATCTATTGTGCATATTTgtcttcaaaaatatatatttttctatctTTCCAGAATAAAGTGGAACTTTCAGCACAAATCCAtgctaactttttttttttccacatagGGAGACCATCAACAAAATACCTTCATTGTGACAAGTatggtgttatttatttaaggcTTAATCATAAGTGAATTACAggtagttatttattttaatgatagAAAATCTGTTATTGCAACATCCACATAATCCCACTGTGACTCTCGTGCAGTTACAAGAGGCTTGCCTCGTAAAGTCAGGAGTTAATGTGACGCAGGACGCGGCGCAGCGACTGTCCATCTCGTGCAGTGCACATGGCAGGAAGGGGTACGGGCTCTGTCTTGTGCTCCGCTGTGTTGTAGTGACACTTCTTAAGATGGTTCGACATGCTGGGGAGATCATTGAAACCCCACGACGACACCGGGCTGAAGGCAGTGCTGAATCTCCACACCtgcttcaataaataaaaaaagattactGAATGAAGAGATCATTGCATATCAATCATTTTAGAAGGGCTTGAAGCAATTTGTTTACGccattttccccaaaaatattcTGCGAAGCTACACTTCTTTTGTGACAGCATCCCAAACTCCACAATCTTATTCTAGCTCAGTGCTTACActaatttacaaaaatgtaaaatgttatcCTAAACAAACACCCACATAT
The sequence above is drawn from the Eleginops maclovinus isolate JMC-PN-2008 ecotype Puerto Natales chromosome 15, JC_Emac_rtc_rv5, whole genome shotgun sequence genome and encodes:
- the LOC134876692 gene encoding polyunsaturated fatty acid lipoxygenase ALOX15B-like isoform X2 gives rise to the protein MAEYNLKVTTGSMLHAGTFDNLYVTLIGTERQSERIQLTSFGLDDTTGKVGTFAVTTLFTLGCLLFLKLEHDSLEKDWFCSTLVVTTPEVGEIIFPCHRWLSRGEFVLLRGGRATKAFEDVHPKLVDQRKKELVQQKIIYKWASYAEGLPYILNSKDANGLPAESRLSFSRAFEIGNTRKEINAELKLKGLTDSYEQFESFEALKMTSLVKKTPLAEYVSEHWKDDDFFGYQFLNGVNPVIIQRCSKLPSNFPVTEEMVKPFLAIGSSLNAEMTKGNIFLSDYKIMEGLPTTVIDGKPTVLTPALCLLYLNPEKKLLPIAIQLSQQHSGENPIFLPTDSKSDWLLAKLFVRSADTLHHLLVSHLLKTHLLPEVFTMATFRNLPKNHPLYKSTLAEEGQVELLRRGLSRMTYSSLCLPKNIAARGLESIPNFHFRDDALRLWSIINSFIKSLVAYYYPSDSEVSADSELQEWLNEIFYYGFLGNYDSGFPSSLQTVEELIQVVTTVVFTSSVLHSAGNRGQFDYLGWSPNGPLILHKAPPTTKGQSSMEDILAYLPKKSTSIIVMSYAWLFRGNFSDFVPLGIYPEQSFAEPAALQMIKDFQAELSSLSVAITKRNSKLELPFNYLNPKEIENSPAI
- the LOC134876692 gene encoding polyunsaturated fatty acid lipoxygenase ALOX15B-like isoform X1 is translated as MAEYNLKVTTGSMLHAGTFDNLYVTLIGTERQSERIQLTSFGLDDTTGKVGTFAVTTLFTLGCLLFLKLEHDSLEKDWFCSTLVVTTPEVGEIIFPCHRWLSRGEFVLLRGGRATKAFEDVHPKLVDQRKKELVQQKIIYKWASYAEGLPYILNSKDANGLPAESRLSFSRAFEIGNTRKEINAELKLKGLTDSYEQFESFEALKMTSLVKKTPLAEYVSEHWKDDDFFGYQFLNGVNPVIIQRCSKLPSNFPVTEEMVKPFLAIGSSLNAEMTKGNIFLSDYKIMEGLPTTVIDGKPTVLTPALCLLYLNPEKKLLPIAIQLSQQHSGENPIFLPTDSKSDWLLAKLFVRSADTLHHLLVSHLLKTHLLPEVFTMATFRNLPKNHPLYKLLIPHHRFTLPIGIFSREKLMGPGKLFSKSTLAEEGQVELLRRGLSRMTYSSLCLPKNIAARGLESIPNFHFRDDALRLWSIINSFIKSLVAYYYPSDSEVSADSELQEWLNEIFYYGFLGNYDSGFPSSLQTVEELIQVVTTVVFTSSVLHSAGNRGQFDYLGWSPNGPLILHKAPPTTKGQSSMEDILAYLPKKSTSIIVMSYAWLFRGNFSDFVPLGIYPEQSFAEPAALQMIKDFQAELSSLSVAITKRNSKLELPFNYLNPKEIENSPAI